In Tenacibaculum sp. 190524A02b, the genomic stretch AACCGATTCCCTTTTTACTAATGGTGGTATCAAAACCAATACCATTATCAGTAATATTCAAAAATACATTTTTTTTATGTACCGAAAAAACTATCATTACTTTTGATGCTTCTGCATGTTTTTTACAGTTTTGTAAACTCTCTCTAGTACATATATATAATAGTCTTTTTAAAGTACTATCTACCTCTTCCCAATTGTGCTCATTTAAACCTTGTACAACAATTCTAAACCCTGGCTCAAAATAATCGGTAACCAAATTGATAATCTGATCTTTAAAAGAAACTTTTTTAAAACTTACACTACTTAACTGGTGCGATAAGTTTCGTACATTTTCTTTAACGGCATCCAATCTTTGGGCTTCGTCTAAAAGTTGTGAACGTTCTAGTTTTCTATGTAGTAAACGTAAATCTCCTGCTACTTCATCATGCAAGGCTTTGGCAATTTGTTTACGCTCTTGCTCTCGTGCTTGTGCTTTTTGTAATTGTGCTTGGTATAACAATTTTCTTCGTCTGAAAACAAAAAACAAAATACTAAACCCTAAACCTAATAAACTGATTAATGACATTAGCCAACCAATGATTTTTTGTTGGGTTTGCCTTACTATCTCTGCTTGTTTTTTATCGTTTTCTGCTTTTAAAAAGGTGTTTTCTTCTTCTTTTTTAGTGGTTTCATAACGGATTTTTGCAAATTGGTTTTTTAAACTCCGTTCTTTCTTTATTAAACTATCATTTAGTTGTATGTATTCTTTTAAATAATTGGTTGCTTCTTCTCCTTTGCTAAGCTCAGATAATAATTCCAAAGCTTCTAACCAACGTTTATTGTTATGGGTTTGTTTTGCATACTTTAAAGCTTTAATTAAATTAAACTTAGCCAAATTAAAATCCTCACTATCAATATAATACCTGCCTATATTTACATAAACAGTACTTAATCTATTAAAATCCTTTAGCTTTTCTCTTATATCAGCAACTTCTATATATTTACCCAAAATATCTTTACTCACACCTAAAGAAGAACTGCTAACAGCAAAATTCTCTAATAGTAAGGTATAATTTTCTGGATACTTAATTTTTATGCTATCAAATGCTAGACCTTCCTCAAAATACTCTATCGCTTTTTTATGCTGGTCTCTTTTCTGGTACAGTAATCCTAAGTTGTTAAAAACTCTTAAATATCCTATTTCCTTTACTTGTTTATTATTATTTAACTTACTAACCTCATGCGCTTTATTATAATAATCTATCGCATCTTTTTTTCTATCAAACTCTTCAGATATTAAACCTAAATTATTATACAAGCTCTCTAAAAACCTAAATGATTTAATTGGCTCTAAGTAATGCAATGCTTCAATAGAACTTATTTCACTACCTAAAAAATCCTTTGCATCCCTTTGCAAAACAGCAATACTTAACAACCTCCTTCCAACTTCTAAGGAATCTTTTAAATCTTTTGATATTTTTTTTGATTCATGATAAAAATAATAAGAACTATCAGCTATAAATTTGATTCTGTGATGAAGAGCTTTAAAATGATAATATTTAGCTAAGGCGGAAGAATCCTTATATTTTCTATATAATTGTAATAATTTTTTTCCTGATTTATTTAAAGTAAAAGTATCTTTCTTATAATAAGAATCTATACCTATCTCTACCAATTTTTTTTTCCTTAAATCATAAGAACTCAACAACTCTTCACCTTGTTGAGAAAATGTAGTAGTTATCGATAAAATTATAATTATGAGAAAAAAGCGCATTAGGATACTTTAATTCTCAGTAAAAGTAACACATTCTTAACTAAGATTAAGCACATAGTAAAGTTATTTTATAAATAAAGCAACCTTTAAATGATTAAAGGTTGCTTCCTAATAGTTTTTTTTTGGTATAAGTCTATTTTCCTCCTCCTTCTCCGTCACCACTTGAACCATCACCACTTCCTCCAGTATTATCTCCAATTTTATCTTCGTCTATTGGGCTACGAAATACCACTTGCTTTTCTAATGTGTAATTACTTTTCATT encodes the following:
- a CDS encoding tetratricopeptide repeat protein codes for the protein MRFFLIIIILSITTTFSQQGEELLSSYDLRKKKLVEIGIDSYYKKDTFTLNKSGKKLLQLYRKYKDSSALAKYYHFKALHHRIKFIADSSYYFYHESKKISKDLKDSLEVGRRLLSIAVLQRDAKDFLGSEISSIEALHYLEPIKSFRFLESLYNNLGLISEEFDRKKDAIDYYNKAHEVSKLNNNKQVKEIGYLRVFNNLGLLYQKRDQHKKAIEYFEEGLAFDSIKIKYPENYTLLLENFAVSSSSLGVSKDILGKYIEVADIREKLKDFNRLSTVYVNIGRYYIDSEDFNLAKFNLIKALKYAKQTHNNKRWLEALELLSELSKGEEATNYLKEYIQLNDSLIKKERSLKNQFAKIRYETTKKEEENTFLKAENDKKQAEIVRQTQQKIIGWLMSLISLLGLGFSILFFVFRRRKLLYQAQLQKAQAREQERKQIAKALHDEVAGDLRLLHRKLERSQLLDEAQRLDAVKENVRNLSHQLSSVSFKKVSFKDQIINLVTDYFEPGFRIVVQGLNEHNWEEVDSTLKRLLYICTRESLQNCKKHAEASKVMIVFSVHKKNVFLNITDNGIGFDTTISKKGIGLHNLQERVEELKGELAISSKVGLGTETNIQIPLNV